In Quercus robur chromosome 10, dhQueRobu3.1, whole genome shotgun sequence, a genomic segment contains:
- the LOC126703976 gene encoding uncharacterized protein LOC126703976, translating to MDPIKYIFEKLALTGKISHWHMLLSEFNIVFVMRKAIKGQAIANYLADQSLNDLDFSESLFLNEDVLVIDLEPNNVEPWCWKFYFNGAANSTGNGVGAVLISSNGQQILVSVKLNFDCTNNVIEYEACIVGLQVALEFDAYDLSVFGDSLLIILQIKGKWQARDTKLIPYQKCVSCLVPKLWNITFAHFP from the coding sequence ATGGACCCTATCAAGTACATCTTTGAAAAGCTAGCCCTTACAGGGAAGATCTCCCATTGGCATATGTTGCTATCTGAGTTCAATATTGTGTTTGTAATGCGAAAGGCCATCAAGGGCCAAGCCATAGCCAACTACCTAGCGGACCAATCATTGAATGATTTGGATTTCTCAGAATCCCTCTTCCTAAATGAGGATGTTTTGGTAATAGATCTAGAACCAAACAATGTAGAACCATGGTGTTGGAAGTTTTATTTCAATGGAGCTGCCAATAGCACTGGAAATGGAGTGGGAGCAGTTCTAATATCCTCTAATGGCCAGCAAATCCTTGTTTCAGTCAAGTTGAATTTTGATTGCACCAACAACGTCATAGAGTACGAGGCGTGCATAGTAGGCTTGCAAGTTGCCTTAGAGTTCGATGCGTATGATCTAAGTGTCTTTGGAGATTCCCTGTTGATAATCTTGCAAATAAAGGGGAAGTGGCAAGCCCGAGACACCAAGTTGATTCCATATCAAAAATGTGTCAGCTGCCTAGTTCCAAAGTTATGGAACATCACCTTTGCTCATTTTCCCTGA